The following are encoded together in the Bactrocera neohumeralis isolate Rockhampton chromosome 6, APGP_CSIRO_Bneo_wtdbg2-racon-allhic-juicebox.fasta_v2, whole genome shotgun sequence genome:
- the LOC126761694 gene encoding uncharacterized protein LOC126761694, with protein sequence MSNDAFQERHNQFIDSIFSRINRIVADNYDPFVVRLHARAATKKTGAGSGSSAGYAASVTKGKPAKSSMTTRHKLKNTKSEPRALDEEPRRMEVSDAKAQSKLQEQLQQLQLQQEQSIKAVADEKKVDGGDAKLAGNVGDAANAAATLPEMRTVLNGEANKASANGAGTKKTSNKAHKTHTKKSQGNANSHNNSNAGTKLKQNTKNNGNSNNKNNNNAHGAVGSGKEVEKLQKAEGSLSGLASLKRVGNVKVVADPEGSNSTIKAKFTLGPLTLRVEKSFKRGSVHSVKSATARTNEMIGRIKFGVVNDRATLMSIKVQQPKQVGWVEVESKDNHDRTREFVWRRTPKIAKLVNEKLKLAAESLFTTQGVEVPAPLFALSASELCRLFANFFVVLHGAADALLGAKIVAAGCQSAKYKAHSQQWRTHIHQQAGGESEKQRVAISISATAPENASK encoded by the exons atGAGCAACGACGCCTTCCAGGAGCGACACAATCAATTCATTGATTCGATATTCTCGCGCATCAATCGCATTGTGGCCGACAACTACGATCCGTTTGTTGTGCGCTTGCACGCCCGAGCAGCGACCAAGAAAACCGGCGCCGGCAGTGGCAGCTCAGCAGGATACGCAGCGTCGGTGACGAAGGGGAAGCCGGCAAAATCATCCATGACAACCAGGCATAAACT GAAAAACACCAAATCAGAACCACGCGCCCTGGATGAAGAGCCACGCCGCATGGAAGTGAGCGATGCTAAGGCACAAAGCAAATTACAGGAGCAACTGCAGCAGTTACAATTACAGCAAGAGCAAAGCATCAAAGCAGTCGCGGACGAGAAAAAAGTGGATGGGGGTGATGCTAAATTAGCGGGAAATGTCGGCGACGCTGCCAACGCGGCCGCTACATTGCCGGAAATGCGCACCGTATTAAACGGGGAGGCCAACAAGGCCAGCGCCAACGGCGCCGGCACAAAGAAAACTTCAAACAAAGCACATAAGACACACACGAAAAAAAGTCAGGGCAATGCCAacagccacaacaacagcaacgctgGCACGAAACTAAAGCAGAATACTAAAAATAATGGtaatagtaacaacaaaaacaacaacaatgcgcatGGTGCCGTTGGTAGTGGCAAAGAAGTTGAAAAGCTGCAAAAAGCCGAAGGCAGCCTCTCCGGCTTGGCTTCGTTGAAGCGTGTGGGCAATGTGAAAGTGGTCGCCGATCCGGAAGGCTCCAACTCAACCATAAAGGCCAAATTCACTTTGGGTCCACTGACTTTGCGCGTAGAAAAGTCATTCAAACGCGGCAGTGTGCACAGTGTGAAGAGCGCTACAGCGCGCACCAACGAGATGATTGGCCGCATCAAATTCGGCGTCGTCAATGATCGCGCCACACTCATGTCCATCAAGGTGCAGCAGCCAAAGCAGGTTGGTTGG GTGGAGGTGGAGAGCAAGGACAATCACGACCGCACACGCGAATTCGTTTGGCGGCGCACACCGAAAATCGCCAAATTAGTTAACGAAAAGCTGAAATTGGCCGCCGAGTCGCTATTCACAACCCAAGGCGTCGAAGTA CCAGCACCGCTTTTTGCGCTCTCGGCAAGCGAATTGTGCCGTCTCTTCGCCAATTTCTTTGTCGTGTTGCATGGAGCTGCTGACGCGCTGCTCGGCGCTAAAATTGTCGCTGCTGGATGTCAAAGCGCCAAGTACAAGGCTCACAGCCAACAGTGGCGGACGCACATACACCAACAGGCTGGTGGCGAATCGGAAAAACAGCGCGTCGCAATCAGTATCAGTGCAACAGCGCCTGAGAACGCAAGCAAGTGA